The Sinomonas sp. P10A9 genome includes a window with the following:
- a CDS encoding glutamyl-tRNA reductase, translating to MVVFSLSATHADIDLETVAQLSTGAATVAADATASPALNGAVVLATCNRYEIYAEARGPEELEAARSALLTEISARSGLPHETVSGAFALAHGRDVTRHLFAVSSGLDSAVVGEREIAGQVRRALISAQEHGTASPSLVRLFQTASKTAKEVGTQTALGSRGLSIVSVALDLAADIAEVPAWSGKKAVLFGTGAYAGATMALLKERGVEQVSVYSASGRAQEFAAARGASAVTSRDLPQAIAEADVLIGCSGSDNAMEAVELAAIREDSAQQLIVIDLALTHDFDPAVGSLDGVELITLESVRLAAPEEQTESLAQASAIVSAAAADFDAERQARQADAAIVALRRHTMAVLDSEIEKVRARHGCTAAAEEVEFAMRRMVKQLLHTPTVRARQLAAEGREGEYLAALEALYGISVAIPGMISAPDESAQSSVAAGPAGATAGEGRGATDGADAEDCPVDHTRTG from the coding sequence GTGGTTGTTTTCTCCCTCTCGGCGACGCACGCCGATATTGACCTTGAGACCGTTGCCCAATTGAGCACCGGTGCTGCCACCGTGGCCGCAGACGCCACCGCATCCCCCGCCCTCAACGGCGCCGTGGTGCTGGCCACCTGCAACCGCTACGAGATCTACGCCGAGGCCCGGGGCCCCGAAGAGCTCGAGGCAGCGCGCTCGGCGCTCCTGACCGAGATCAGCGCCCGAAGCGGCCTGCCGCACGAGACTGTCTCGGGGGCCTTCGCTCTCGCGCACGGCCGCGACGTGACGCGGCATCTCTTCGCCGTGAGCTCGGGGCTCGACTCGGCGGTCGTGGGCGAACGCGAGATCGCCGGGCAGGTGCGCCGCGCCCTCATTTCCGCCCAGGAGCACGGCACCGCAAGCCCGTCCCTCGTCAGGCTCTTCCAGACGGCGTCGAAGACGGCCAAGGAGGTCGGAACGCAGACTGCCCTCGGAAGCCGGGGCCTCTCGATCGTCTCGGTCGCCCTCGATCTCGCGGCGGACATCGCCGAGGTGCCAGCCTGGTCCGGCAAGAAGGCCGTCCTGTTCGGCACCGGCGCCTATGCCGGGGCAACCATGGCGCTCCTCAAGGAGCGCGGCGTCGAGCAGGTCTCCGTCTACTCCGCCTCGGGCCGTGCACAGGAGTTCGCGGCCGCCCGGGGCGCCTCCGCCGTGACATCCCGCGACCTGCCTCAGGCCATCGCCGAGGCGGACGTGCTCATCGGGTGCAGCGGCTCCGACAATGCCATGGAAGCCGTCGAGCTCGCAGCGATCCGCGAAGACTCGGCGCAGCAGCTCATCGTCATCGACCTCGCCCTCACCCACGACTTCGACCCTGCCGTCGGTTCCCTCGACGGCGTCGAGCTCATCACCCTCGAGTCCGTGCGGCTCGCAGCCCCCGAAGAGCAGACCGAATCCCTTGCCCAGGCCAGCGCGATCGTCTCCGCGGCAGCGGCCGACTTCGACGCCGAGCGTCAGGCCCGCCAGGCGGACGCCGCCATCGTGGCCCTGCGCCGGCACACCATGGCCGTCCTGGACTCCGAGATCGAGAAGGTGCGCGCCCGCCATGGCTGCACCGCCGCAGCCGAAGAGGTCGAGTTCGCCATGCGGCGCATGGTCAAGCAGCTGCTCCACACTCCGACCGTCCGTGCGAGGCAGCTCGCCGCCGAAGGACGGGAGGGCGAGTACCTCGCGGCCCTCGAGGCGCTCTACGGCATCAGCGTGGCGATCCCCGGGATGATCTCGGCTCCTGACGAGTCCGCACAGTCTTCCGTCGCCGCAGGCCCCGCGGGAGCGACCGCCGGGGAAGGCCGGGGTGCCACAGACGGTGCCGACGCCGAGGACTGCCCGGTCGACCATACCCGCACCGGCTGA